The window GAACTACAATTCCCATGCGACAGCAGGTACATAGCAATATAATTCTTGCTACTGGTGCTGCAGTAGCCCTACCGTAACTAGCAATAAGTACTATGTATAGCATTGGGTTTCTGGGATCTCTCCACGATGTTTTGTGTATATATAAGGTATGGTATGTTGGAGATTTCATTgaatccccccctcccctccctgccTACTGACCTTGTTAACCCAAATTGAGTTTGTATGGTTATCAATGCTCCTTTTGAATGGCATCCTTTTACactcaaaaaagtctaatataaataaaaataacttcaataaCCGTTATATGGTCTGCATGGTGTCTACAAGTCAATGCAaagaacatgaaaacacagtGTGATGTACAACAGACTGAACTTAAAACAGGAGGTCAAACTTTAATATAAATAAGCTTCAATAGGTTTATGTATAAGTAGGTCACTAGTGTATACCAGAGTATTCCTATTCGGATATGCATAGAATATAAAggagagacacaacacaaacattaaacttACAGTCATAGAAACCagtgtttttgcatgtttgaCTCATTACCATTGATCTAAAATAGTGTTATTTATATTCCTGGCTTTGGGATGGATTGTCGATCTCAAGAAAATTTGAAACCTCTGCTAACCCCTGAAGCTTagtgaaaggaaaacaaagactgCCAAGAAGTAACACGTATAAAAACCCCAAATATGGCAGGCTATGAAAAATGTTCAGAAGGTTGtagtgaaaacatgaaaacatgcaaaaacactGGTAGTTCTTCAATACCTCGCCAGGTGATGCCTTTACAGGtgcacaaaaagacaaatagtGCTAACACATTTTACTATGTAGTGCATAGAAGGTTCAGAGAAAAggtcttggggggggggggaaagatgGTCCACTCTGTTTCTGCTTCATAACTGTTCCAGTTTGACACAACCATCCTGCACGTACACACTGATCTGAATTTGGCAAACCTGAATGTAAAAATCTAGGACAAGGATATTTTAGGTGGAAAATTCTGCTAAACCATACTCATCTGATTTTAGTTATCAAAGTTAACTTTCtttttgcagatgtttgttCATGCACAAAACGGTGAGAAATCAGTCATGTCTAAATCCAGCTATCATCAAACTTGCGCACATTTAGCTCAGACTATATTAGCTACCCAGAGTTCAAACAAATGAACAATAGTAGGACTACGCAGACACATAAGTCACATCCAAGCAATTGTAGCTTTTATAGCTTTTACAATCAAAACAGTTCTTCATGTCAGGAGTAAACAAATGTCTCTGCTTCTCTTTGGAATTTCTTCTGAGTCTGAGTGTAGATACTGAATGGATTTTAATGGATTCCCTGAAGACTTTTCTGTCATGAGGTTtcagttttgtaaaaaaaaaagaaaaaaagaaaaaagagaagtcATATTTTCccagaggagtttttttttccgttCCCATGCTTTGTCCTGTCACAAGTTATCACTTCTTGGGGTTATCAGAGTTCAGCCACGAGCCATCCTCCTCCACTTCCCGCTGGACGACCAGGAGCATTTCGGCCACGTCCTGAGAAAGCTGCTCACTGAGAAACGTgctaaaagagagaaaaaaggacaaCACGAGAGGAGAGGTTACAATCACtctggacagagacagagggtaGATTTCTAGAGTGCAGCattctgacacaaacacacagtgaggtAAGCCTCAAGTGACCACTCATGTCGGATGAGTCACTGGGTGACAAGAGTTACAGCAGAGAACAAACGACAACATTTGATTCCACTCAGaatagacacacgcacacacgcacgcacacagagaTTCCATGTCCACTCTGAAAAGCCCTGAAAATGTTTTAGAGATGGACATATATCCTCACCGTAGTTCTGCTTCTCCTCCAATACAGGCAGGACTCTTCAGTTTGGAGTCCAAGTTGTAATATTGACCATTAACTTGCCGAACTGCGAGCCAGTGCCGCCGTCGGAGTGGGAGGGAGACGATTCCAAGAGATACCCGTGATGGGACATTAAGAATGAAACCCTGGACCTTTGACATGCAAAGGCTCTGAACCGTCCTGTATATTTGAAAGGGACGTCAAAACTCTGTTAGTCATTCATATTGTCTTTGAGAacattttatgtatttcatGTTGCAAAAATCCCACTCCTCCTGgttcaaatattttcagataTACTAGatgtctgtaaaaaaacatgtgattCACATTGCAAAATGCAATTCATACAACTTGTGTAGCAATGAGTGCTCTGCATCTAGATCTAAGTCAAAAAGATACATTTGTACTTTAAATGCAGAGACAAGAAGCTGATGCTTGGTGAACTTCTGAAAAGCTGTTCCATCATTCACCTCCAAGCAGTTGTATTTATCTTTTGACACTTTTGCATGAAAGAAGATCAAACGCACAATCCAATGAAAGAGACAAGCCCAGAAATACAGAGTTAAACAAACACGTTTGTGTAGTCAAGCTTACCTGCGTTTGTCCCACCACACTGCAGCCAGTTCCCGGCTCTGTAGTGCCGCCATGATGACGTTGACGTCATAATTCCCAGTGCCTAACACTGAGCGATGAGGGTTCACCACACACTGTGGAGCCAGTCTGCAAAGATGATTAATGAGAGcaacagagatttaaaaaaaaaaaaaaaaagggtcatcCACACCACTTTGTAGTTTGGGTACAGCTCAGTTTTATATTTGGCCATGGTGGGTGGAGAGACCTCTTCTCAATATGATTGCGAACTAAATGTAGGACCTCTCTgaggtttgttgttttgttttcagtatGAATGTCCACTTAAGGGTAAGCTTTCAAACTAAACATCCACAATGACTAAGTTCAGAAACAGCTACATTGTTTGAAATCAGGTCAGAGGGTTTTCAGCACATTATTCTTTAACCTCAGTCATGAGCCACAGAGATCATGACTCATTGCATCTCGAAGTCAATTAAGTTAGAAAATAACTTCCTAAATAGAAGCCACATtacacacaatgttttttttgaggTGTCAAATTGACTTTCCTGTTCTTAGagaacacatttacattttcattccctctatttaatgaaaaataagggagtggattttattattattcacttTTAATACACTCTGCAACCTTACTGCTATATGAAACTAGGGCAGGGTGTGAACAAAAATACGACATCTCTTTGTGGCTCCAGCATTCAGACACATAGAGATCCCGGTTCAGGAAAAgcaaaaaggttttattttacaACAATCTTTTGTAGAGAAGTTTGCTGTTCAAACAGGGCTTTGAGAACCTACAGAGTCCCACCAGTCAATCTGGAATTAAATGTTTTGCCTGCGGCAGAATCAACACCgtccccctcctctttcctcttcttctcagCTGGTACATCAATGGCAGGCTGTTTCAATCGAATGTTTTCAACGTTATGTTCGTGTCCTGCAAACATGTTATCATTCTGGACCAGAAGAAGACATTTCTAAAGTCAAAGAGATGAACCTCCTGGATCCAAACTGCTGCTGGATAACAGGTCACAATTATAAAACTATATGGACCAAACAGGGGACATATTTTAGTTAAGAAACGAACCAGTTAAGAAGCTTTAGTTTAGCTCCTTAGATTCAAATATTGGCAGAAAttcacaagattttttttttctttcctctatCTCTTGTTGTCTCTGTTGCTTTCTAAGCAATCTACAACGTTACCCTACCTTTTGCAGATGTCATCGGCTGTCTCTTTGGTGAACACCCGCTCCTGGAGGACGTTGTTCAGTGCATGAATCGCGCACAGCTCCAATCGTTGCTTCTCATGAAACACCTCTCCTTCGCTCATACTAACACTTTATCATGacaaacaagcacacagaaGAGGTACTGTAAACACAGTGaatcacaggagaacacaaAGCGATGAATAAGGCAGCTAACGCAGTTTGCAGGTCATCCAGGCAAAGGATAACTACAGAGCTACAGTGGCTAAAGTGACAGCATGCTGGTTAAACAACGTCAAAAGTCCACAATAATTAATCAACGATGAATAAACTAAGCAACTGACCTGCTGATAAAGCGATTCTCAGATAATACAATGCTGGTGTCTGACAGCTACATCCAGAAACCGGAAGCAGAtccgttgtgttgttgttgttgtgcagcaGCTGTCACGCCCATTTACGGCATTCACTTCACACTTGAGCAGCGTCCGCTTTATTCTGTTATTCTTATTTCtataagttttaaaaaaaaaaaagaagaagagaaataaaggaCTAAATTAAACATTGAATACAATTTGTCTCCTTGGATACGCAAACAACACACTACCGACCAGACTGTCGTGGCTTTGGCCGCTGTGTTAAAGCGCCCTCTGGTGTCGGATGATGGTTTCTATGGTAATGAATCACCATTTGAATATACTGGTGATTGGATTATGTCTGATCATCTGCAGCAGTAAAAGCTAACAAAAAGAAGATTTCTTAGGCACTGGATTCAACCACAATTTAGGATACAAATGCTTCTCCTGAGAATAACTATTTTTGCAACAtggtatattttcttttttttatatttgcagGACAAATATTACACTCCaccatatttattttaaagttttaaatcatAGTTTATATGCAGACGTTCATACTGAAACAAAAAGTACAACTACCAAACTTAACCTACAGCAAATATATTGTGTATTCGAGCGCACTGGTTTCATCTGCACAATTATTTGGCTACTTACAAATTACAAACATTTTCTATCAAAATATAAGTAATTTGATTTGTTACCATATTCATTTAAGGTTTTTCTTCACCTGTTTGAAGTCGTAGTTAAAGGAGGAGTTTATCTTTTGAATCTTGTTCGCCTTTTATTGTATCCCACAAAAAGATTGATCTTTTCAGTCGCTTCATGGGGGATTTGAATTTTTCAAACGGGCCAATGACGGCCGAGCATTAGTGACGTTCCCCACTCTGTGTGGCTGATTGGGTTTCCGACTACGACGTCAAGACAATACCGTATCACGATTGGCCAAATCTTTCTGACGTGTCACCCTACTAAGCTGCCCATTGGTCGGTGGCAGTAGGTTAAACAGAGGATCGTATTTTTGTTCCTGTGTCAacgaaaagaagaaaagaatagTGTCCCGTTAACCCCGGTTAAGTTTTCACTAAAGATAGTGAATTGAACATAAAGGAAAACTCTCCTCATATCTGTAAGCACGCAGACATCCTCCTTTCTAGCAGAACTCTGTTTGAAGATGGTAAGTCGTTTGGCTTGATATTATTGCTAATGGCTAAAAGCAGCAAACGCTAGCTTGTTTCGATGTTTAGCCGTCGCCAGCCGTCGAGTATTTGAAGTCGGTAATTGCTCCTTTCTCGACTCCCAGActataatttgtaaatttacagATTAATTTTCCAATTGTACTATTAAATTCAAAATTGTAATGATTTGCAATATGAATTAAAGACTCTAGaacagtttttctttctgtataaGTTATCAGATCGAGGCTAAGCTAGTAATGCTAACGCTAATGACAGACGAGCGTAATGTTAGTGGTGAACTTACGTATCGGCTGATGTTTgacattaaacacattaaatccggctttttgtatttgtgtttatcaATTATTAATTGTTCTTACACAGCCTTTGTTAGAAACTTCTTTGACTTCTATTGATGTGAGACATGTGAAGCTCTCATAAGCTGTTCCAGTTTTCCATTTTGTCAGAGCtaaaattattattactattatta is drawn from Labrus bergylta chromosome 8, fLabBer1.1, whole genome shotgun sequence and contains these coding sequences:
- the josd2 gene encoding josephin-2, coding for MSEGEVFHEKQRLELCAIHALNNVLQERVFTKETADDICKRLAPQCVVNPHRSVLGTGNYDVNVIMAALQSRELAAVWWDKRRTVQSLCMSKVQGFILNVPSRVSLGIVSLPLRRRHWLAVRQVNGQYYNLDSKLKSPACIGGEAELRTFLSEQLSQDVAEMLLVVQREVEEDGSWLNSDNPKK